The proteins below come from a single Phalacrocorax aristotelis chromosome 24, bGulAri2.1, whole genome shotgun sequence genomic window:
- the FHIP2B gene encoding FHF complex subunit HOOK-interacting protein 2B isoform X1 yields the protein MLSRLGALLQQAVETREPSVDLLEAFTEHWKGITGYYLEATDESIPARQTDIPWRLKQMLDILVYEEKQRPAGEAGPCLEYLLQHKVLETLGTLGKAEYPPGMRQQVLLFFSRVLGQVQHPLLHYLNVHRPVQKLLQLSGDRLGSGTEKEEVQFTAVLCTKIKQDPTLLAYILEGKSILNGRRGQELPASPVEEGVEHPLGTAAYPPPEPSPPRRDSNLVTSLVGLCKSKKSRVALKAQENLLLLVGLAQEAAAACLVQSSALCQLLMEHLCDLYSAVPACTDPADILALERASWRSQGDAASDGVFPGKESLAAFFSWLDYLDELVMGAHLVVADAITEAVEEKFFQGILQPQLLQMSELAVLSATAMLTGTVRQIRAPPLLHRLVLFLLGPDRQPETPGDTPHPLRTHLIDRCNHLSDEISLASLRLFEELLRKPHEHVAHNLALRNLEARGYLQRGPPVHDERGPPDPDPDEDGLDLEEDPYFTDGFPDAGFRMAKKPPPGSAPSGKGQVSEVVSSFLCLVPEEAKTSSCMEEGGYDTYVHDALGMVQACRASAAPWGWPPAPRPLDTCHPEVTFYEGHFLKVLFDRMTRILDQPYSLNLQVTSVLSRLAAFPHPHLHEYLLDPYLNLAPGCRSLFSVLVRVIGDLMQRLQRVPHFRAKLLLVRQQLMGLVPGEQMDHTMLFKGVVVLEEFCKELAAIALVKGPPEGPP from the exons ATGCTGAGCCGCCTGGGAGCGTTGCTGCAGCAGGCGGTGGAGACG CGGGAACCCAGCGTGGACCTGCTGGAAGCCTTCACCGAGCACTGGAAGGGCATCACTGGCTACTACCTGGAGGCCACGG ACGAGAGTATCCCCGCCAGACAGACGGACATCCCCTGGCGCCTCAAGCAGATGCTGGACATCCTGGTGTACGAGGAGAAGCAGCGCCCGGCGGGGGAGGCTGGGCCGTGCCTCgagtacctgctgcagcacaaggTCCTGGAGACCCTCGGCACGCTGGGCAAGGCAGAG TATCCCCCCGGGATGAGGCAGCAggtcctcctcttcttcagccgggtgctggggcaggtgcAGCACCCGCTCCTGCACTACCTCAACGTGCACAGGCCGGTGCAG AAACTGCTCCAGCTCAGCGGCGACCGCCTGGGCTCTGGCACTGAGAAGGAGGAGGTGCAGTTCACGGCCGTCCTCTGCACAAAGATCAAGCAGGATCCCACCCTGCTGGCGTACATCCTGGAG gGCAAGAGCATCCTGAATGGGAGGAGAGGCCAGGAGCTGCCAGCCAGCCCTGTGGAAGAGGGTGTGGAGCATCCCCTGGGCACTGCCGCCTACCCCCCGCCCGAGCCCTCCCCACCACGCAGGGACAGCAACCTCGTCACGTCCTTGGTGGGGCTCTGCAAGAGCAAG AAGAGCAGGGTCGCGCTGAAGGCTCAGGAGAACCTGCTCCTGCTCGTCGGGCTCGCCCAGGAGgcggctgctgcctgcctggtgcAGAGCAGCGCCCTGTGCCAGCTGCTGATGGAGCATCTCTGTGACCTCTACAGTGCCGTGCCCGCCTGCACCGACCCCGCCGACATCCTCGCCCTGGAGAGGGCCAGCTGGAG GTCGCAGGGTGATGCTGCCAGCGACGGGGTTTTCCCGGGGAAGGAGAGCCTGGCTGCCTTCTTCAGCTGGCTGGACTACCTCGATGAGCTGGTGATGGGCGCCCACCTG GTCGTGGCAGATGCCATCACCGAGGCCGTGGAGGAAAAGTTTTTTCAGGGCATCCTGCAGCCGCAGCTCCTGCAAAT GTCTGAGCTCGCCGTGCTCAGCGCCACGGCCATGCTGACGGGCACGGTGCGGCAGATCCGCGCGCCCCCCCTGCTCCACCGCCTCGTGCTCTTCTTACTGGGGCCGGACCGGCAGCCCGAGACCCCAGgagacaccccccaccccctgcgCACCCACCTCATCGACCGCTGCAACCACCTCTCTGATGAG ATCAGCCTGGCCAGCCTGCGGCTCTTCGAGGAGCTCCTGCGGAAACCCCACGAGCATGTGGCGCACAACCTGGCGCTGAGGAACCTGGAGGCGAGGGGCTACCTGCAGCGGGGCCCCCCTGTGCATGATGAGCGCGGACCCCCCGATCCGGACCCTGACGAGGATGGGTT GGACCTGGAGGAGGATCCCTATTTCACTGACGGATTCCCAGATGCTGGCTTCAGGATGGCGAAAAAGCCTCCGCCGGGATCGGCCCCATCGGGGAAGGGACAAGTGAGCGAGGTGGTCAGCAG cttcctctGCCTGGTCCCTGAGGAGGCAAAGACCTCCTCGTGCATGGAGGAAGGTGGCTACGACACCTACGTGCACGATGCGCTGGGCATG GTCCAGGCGTGCCGTGCCAGCGCGGCCCCATGGGGgtggcccccagccccccggcccctcgACACCTGCCACCCCGAAGTGACATTTTACGAGGGCCATTTCCTCAAGGTGCTGTTTGACCGGATGACCCGGATCCTGGACCAG ccctacAGCCTGAACCTGCAGGTGACCTCAGTGCTGTCCCGCCTGGCCGccttcccccatccccacctccACGAGTACCTGCTGGACCCCTACCTCAACCTGGCACCCGGCTGCCGCTCGCTCTTCTCTGTCCTCGTCAGG GTGATCGGGGACCTGATGCAGCGGCTCCAGCGTGTGCCCCATTTCAGGGCCAAGCTGCTCCTGGTGCGCCAGCAGCTCATGGGGCTGGTGCCCGGAGAGCA GATGGACCACACGATGCTCTTCAAGGGGGTGGTGGTACTGGAGGAGTTCTGCAAGGAGCTGGCTGCTATCGCCCTGGTCAAGGGACCGCCAGAGGGGCCCCCCTGA
- the FHIP2B gene encoding FHF complex subunit HOOK-interacting protein 2B isoform X3: MLSRLGALLQQAVETREPSVDLLEAFTEHWKGITGYYLEATDESIPARQTDIPWRLKQMLDILVYEEKQRPAGEAGPCLEYLLQHKVLETLGTLGKAEYPPGMRQQVLLFFSRVLGQVQHPLLHYLNVHRPVQKLLQLSGDRLGSGTEKEEVQFTAVLCTKIKQDPTLLAYILEGKSILNGRRGQELPASPVEEGVEHPLGTAAYPPPEPSPPRRDSNLVTSLVGLCKSKKSRVALKAQENLLLLVGLAQEAAAACLVQSSALCQLLMEHLCDLYSAVPACTDPADILALERASWRSQGDAASDGVFPGKESLAAFFSWLDYLDELVMGAHLVVADAITEAVEEKFFQGILQPQLLQMSELAVLSATAMLTGTVRQIRAPPLLHRLVLFLLGPDRQPETPGDTPHPLRTHLIDRCNHLSDEISLASLRLFEELLRKPHEHVAHNLALRNLEARGYLQRGPPVHDERGPPDPDPDEDGLDLEEDPYFTDGFPDAGFRMAKKPPPGSAPSGKGQVSEVVSSFLCLVPEEAKTSSCMEEGGYDTYVHDALGMVQACRASAAPWGWPPAPRPLDTCHPEVTFYEGHFLKVLFDRMTRILDQVIGDLMQRLQRVPHFRAKLLLVRQQLMGLVPGEQMDHTMLFKGVVVLEEFCKELAAIALVKGPPEGPP; encoded by the exons ATGCTGAGCCGCCTGGGAGCGTTGCTGCAGCAGGCGGTGGAGACG CGGGAACCCAGCGTGGACCTGCTGGAAGCCTTCACCGAGCACTGGAAGGGCATCACTGGCTACTACCTGGAGGCCACGG ACGAGAGTATCCCCGCCAGACAGACGGACATCCCCTGGCGCCTCAAGCAGATGCTGGACATCCTGGTGTACGAGGAGAAGCAGCGCCCGGCGGGGGAGGCTGGGCCGTGCCTCgagtacctgctgcagcacaaggTCCTGGAGACCCTCGGCACGCTGGGCAAGGCAGAG TATCCCCCCGGGATGAGGCAGCAggtcctcctcttcttcagccgggtgctggggcaggtgcAGCACCCGCTCCTGCACTACCTCAACGTGCACAGGCCGGTGCAG AAACTGCTCCAGCTCAGCGGCGACCGCCTGGGCTCTGGCACTGAGAAGGAGGAGGTGCAGTTCACGGCCGTCCTCTGCACAAAGATCAAGCAGGATCCCACCCTGCTGGCGTACATCCTGGAG gGCAAGAGCATCCTGAATGGGAGGAGAGGCCAGGAGCTGCCAGCCAGCCCTGTGGAAGAGGGTGTGGAGCATCCCCTGGGCACTGCCGCCTACCCCCCGCCCGAGCCCTCCCCACCACGCAGGGACAGCAACCTCGTCACGTCCTTGGTGGGGCTCTGCAAGAGCAAG AAGAGCAGGGTCGCGCTGAAGGCTCAGGAGAACCTGCTCCTGCTCGTCGGGCTCGCCCAGGAGgcggctgctgcctgcctggtgcAGAGCAGCGCCCTGTGCCAGCTGCTGATGGAGCATCTCTGTGACCTCTACAGTGCCGTGCCCGCCTGCACCGACCCCGCCGACATCCTCGCCCTGGAGAGGGCCAGCTGGAG GTCGCAGGGTGATGCTGCCAGCGACGGGGTTTTCCCGGGGAAGGAGAGCCTGGCTGCCTTCTTCAGCTGGCTGGACTACCTCGATGAGCTGGTGATGGGCGCCCACCTG GTCGTGGCAGATGCCATCACCGAGGCCGTGGAGGAAAAGTTTTTTCAGGGCATCCTGCAGCCGCAGCTCCTGCAAAT GTCTGAGCTCGCCGTGCTCAGCGCCACGGCCATGCTGACGGGCACGGTGCGGCAGATCCGCGCGCCCCCCCTGCTCCACCGCCTCGTGCTCTTCTTACTGGGGCCGGACCGGCAGCCCGAGACCCCAGgagacaccccccaccccctgcgCACCCACCTCATCGACCGCTGCAACCACCTCTCTGATGAG ATCAGCCTGGCCAGCCTGCGGCTCTTCGAGGAGCTCCTGCGGAAACCCCACGAGCATGTGGCGCACAACCTGGCGCTGAGGAACCTGGAGGCGAGGGGCTACCTGCAGCGGGGCCCCCCTGTGCATGATGAGCGCGGACCCCCCGATCCGGACCCTGACGAGGATGGGTT GGACCTGGAGGAGGATCCCTATTTCACTGACGGATTCCCAGATGCTGGCTTCAGGATGGCGAAAAAGCCTCCGCCGGGATCGGCCCCATCGGGGAAGGGACAAGTGAGCGAGGTGGTCAGCAG cttcctctGCCTGGTCCCTGAGGAGGCAAAGACCTCCTCGTGCATGGAGGAAGGTGGCTACGACACCTACGTGCACGATGCGCTGGGCATG GTCCAGGCGTGCCGTGCCAGCGCGGCCCCATGGGGgtggcccccagccccccggcccctcgACACCTGCCACCCCGAAGTGACATTTTACGAGGGCCATTTCCTCAAGGTGCTGTTTGACCGGATGACCCGGATCCTGGACCAG GTGATCGGGGACCTGATGCAGCGGCTCCAGCGTGTGCCCCATTTCAGGGCCAAGCTGCTCCTGGTGCGCCAGCAGCTCATGGGGCTGGTGCCCGGAGAGCA GATGGACCACACGATGCTCTTCAAGGGGGTGGTGGTACTGGAGGAGTTCTGCAAGGAGCTGGCTGCTATCGCCCTGGTCAAGGGACCGCCAGAGGGGCCCCCCTGA
- the FHIP2B gene encoding FHF complex subunit HOOK-interacting protein 2B isoform X2, whose protein sequence is MLSRLGALLQQAVETREPSVDLLEAFTEHWKGITGYYLEATDESIPARQTDIPWRLKQMLDILVYEEKQRPAGEAGPCLEYLLQHKVLETLGTLGKAEYPPGMRQQVLLFFSRVLGQVQHPLLHYLNVHRPVQKLLQLSGDRLGSGTEKEEVQFTAVLCTKIKQDPTLLAYILEGKSILNGRRGQELPASPVEEGVEHPLGTAAYPPPEPSPPRRDSNLVTSLVGLCKSKKSRVALKAQENLLLLVGLAQEAAAACLVQSSALCQLLMEHLCDLYSAVPACTDPADILALERASWRSQGDAASDGVFPGKESLAAFFSWLDYLDELVMGAHLVVADAITEAVEEKFFQGILQPQLLQMSELAVLSATAMLTGTVRQIRAPPLLHRLVLFLLGPDRQPETPGDTPHPLRTHLIDRCNHLSDEISLASLRLFEELLRKPHEHVAHNLALRNLEARGYLQRGPPVHDERGPPDPDPDEDGDLEEDPYFTDGFPDAGFRMAKKPPPGSAPSGKGQVSEVVSSFLCLVPEEAKTSSCMEEGGYDTYVHDALGMVQACRASAAPWGWPPAPRPLDTCHPEVTFYEGHFLKVLFDRMTRILDQPYSLNLQVTSVLSRLAAFPHPHLHEYLLDPYLNLAPGCRSLFSVLVRVIGDLMQRLQRVPHFRAKLLLVRQQLMGLVPGEQMDHTMLFKGVVVLEEFCKELAAIALVKGPPEGPP, encoded by the exons ATGCTGAGCCGCCTGGGAGCGTTGCTGCAGCAGGCGGTGGAGACG CGGGAACCCAGCGTGGACCTGCTGGAAGCCTTCACCGAGCACTGGAAGGGCATCACTGGCTACTACCTGGAGGCCACGG ACGAGAGTATCCCCGCCAGACAGACGGACATCCCCTGGCGCCTCAAGCAGATGCTGGACATCCTGGTGTACGAGGAGAAGCAGCGCCCGGCGGGGGAGGCTGGGCCGTGCCTCgagtacctgctgcagcacaaggTCCTGGAGACCCTCGGCACGCTGGGCAAGGCAGAG TATCCCCCCGGGATGAGGCAGCAggtcctcctcttcttcagccgggtgctggggcaggtgcAGCACCCGCTCCTGCACTACCTCAACGTGCACAGGCCGGTGCAG AAACTGCTCCAGCTCAGCGGCGACCGCCTGGGCTCTGGCACTGAGAAGGAGGAGGTGCAGTTCACGGCCGTCCTCTGCACAAAGATCAAGCAGGATCCCACCCTGCTGGCGTACATCCTGGAG gGCAAGAGCATCCTGAATGGGAGGAGAGGCCAGGAGCTGCCAGCCAGCCCTGTGGAAGAGGGTGTGGAGCATCCCCTGGGCACTGCCGCCTACCCCCCGCCCGAGCCCTCCCCACCACGCAGGGACAGCAACCTCGTCACGTCCTTGGTGGGGCTCTGCAAGAGCAAG AAGAGCAGGGTCGCGCTGAAGGCTCAGGAGAACCTGCTCCTGCTCGTCGGGCTCGCCCAGGAGgcggctgctgcctgcctggtgcAGAGCAGCGCCCTGTGCCAGCTGCTGATGGAGCATCTCTGTGACCTCTACAGTGCCGTGCCCGCCTGCACCGACCCCGCCGACATCCTCGCCCTGGAGAGGGCCAGCTGGAG GTCGCAGGGTGATGCTGCCAGCGACGGGGTTTTCCCGGGGAAGGAGAGCCTGGCTGCCTTCTTCAGCTGGCTGGACTACCTCGATGAGCTGGTGATGGGCGCCCACCTG GTCGTGGCAGATGCCATCACCGAGGCCGTGGAGGAAAAGTTTTTTCAGGGCATCCTGCAGCCGCAGCTCCTGCAAAT GTCTGAGCTCGCCGTGCTCAGCGCCACGGCCATGCTGACGGGCACGGTGCGGCAGATCCGCGCGCCCCCCCTGCTCCACCGCCTCGTGCTCTTCTTACTGGGGCCGGACCGGCAGCCCGAGACCCCAGgagacaccccccaccccctgcgCACCCACCTCATCGACCGCTGCAACCACCTCTCTGATGAG ATCAGCCTGGCCAGCCTGCGGCTCTTCGAGGAGCTCCTGCGGAAACCCCACGAGCATGTGGCGCACAACCTGGCGCTGAGGAACCTGGAGGCGAGGGGCTACCTGCAGCGGGGCCCCCCTGTGCATGATGAGCGCGGACCCCCCGATCCGGACCCTGACGAGGATGG GGACCTGGAGGAGGATCCCTATTTCACTGACGGATTCCCAGATGCTGGCTTCAGGATGGCGAAAAAGCCTCCGCCGGGATCGGCCCCATCGGGGAAGGGACAAGTGAGCGAGGTGGTCAGCAG cttcctctGCCTGGTCCCTGAGGAGGCAAAGACCTCCTCGTGCATGGAGGAAGGTGGCTACGACACCTACGTGCACGATGCGCTGGGCATG GTCCAGGCGTGCCGTGCCAGCGCGGCCCCATGGGGgtggcccccagccccccggcccctcgACACCTGCCACCCCGAAGTGACATTTTACGAGGGCCATTTCCTCAAGGTGCTGTTTGACCGGATGACCCGGATCCTGGACCAG ccctacAGCCTGAACCTGCAGGTGACCTCAGTGCTGTCCCGCCTGGCCGccttcccccatccccacctccACGAGTACCTGCTGGACCCCTACCTCAACCTGGCACCCGGCTGCCGCTCGCTCTTCTCTGTCCTCGTCAGG GTGATCGGGGACCTGATGCAGCGGCTCCAGCGTGTGCCCCATTTCAGGGCCAAGCTGCTCCTGGTGCGCCAGCAGCTCATGGGGCTGGTGCCCGGAGAGCA GATGGACCACACGATGCTCTTCAAGGGGGTGGTGGTACTGGAGGAGTTCTGCAAGGAGCTGGCTGCTATCGCCCTGGTCAAGGGACCGCCAGAGGGGCCCCCCTGA
- the FHIP2B gene encoding FHF complex subunit HOOK-interacting protein 2B isoform X4 yields MLSRLGALLQQAVETREPSVDLLEAFTEHWKGITGYYLEATDESIPARQTDIPWRLKQMLDILVYEEKQRPAGEAGPCLEYLLQHKVLETLGTLGKAEYPPGMRQQVLLFFSRVLGQVQHPLLHYLNVHRPVQKLLQLSGDRLGSGTEKEEVQFTAVLCTKIKQDPTLLAYILEGKSILNGRRGQELPASPVEEGVEHPLGTAAYPPPEPSPPRRDSNLVTSLVGLCKSKKSRVALKAQENLLLLVGLAQEAAAACLVQSSALCQLLMEHLCDLYSAVPACTDPADILALERASWRSQGDAASDGVFPGKESLAAFFSWLDYLDELVMGAHLVVADAITEAVEEKFFQGILQPQLLQMSELAVLSATAMLTGTVRQIRAPPLLHRLVLFLLGPDRQPETPGDTPHPLRTHLIDRCNHLSDEISLASLRLFEELLRKPHEHVAHNLALRNLEARGYLQRGPPVHDERGPPDPDPDEDGDLEEDPYFTDGFPDAGFRMAKKPPPGSAPSGKGQVSEVVSSFLCLVPEEAKTSSCMEEGGYDTYVHDALGMVQACRASAAPWGWPPAPRPLDTCHPEVTFYEGHFLKVLFDRMTRILDQVIGDLMQRLQRVPHFRAKLLLVRQQLMGLVPGEQMDHTMLFKGVVVLEEFCKELAAIALVKGPPEGPP; encoded by the exons ATGCTGAGCCGCCTGGGAGCGTTGCTGCAGCAGGCGGTGGAGACG CGGGAACCCAGCGTGGACCTGCTGGAAGCCTTCACCGAGCACTGGAAGGGCATCACTGGCTACTACCTGGAGGCCACGG ACGAGAGTATCCCCGCCAGACAGACGGACATCCCCTGGCGCCTCAAGCAGATGCTGGACATCCTGGTGTACGAGGAGAAGCAGCGCCCGGCGGGGGAGGCTGGGCCGTGCCTCgagtacctgctgcagcacaaggTCCTGGAGACCCTCGGCACGCTGGGCAAGGCAGAG TATCCCCCCGGGATGAGGCAGCAggtcctcctcttcttcagccgggtgctggggcaggtgcAGCACCCGCTCCTGCACTACCTCAACGTGCACAGGCCGGTGCAG AAACTGCTCCAGCTCAGCGGCGACCGCCTGGGCTCTGGCACTGAGAAGGAGGAGGTGCAGTTCACGGCCGTCCTCTGCACAAAGATCAAGCAGGATCCCACCCTGCTGGCGTACATCCTGGAG gGCAAGAGCATCCTGAATGGGAGGAGAGGCCAGGAGCTGCCAGCCAGCCCTGTGGAAGAGGGTGTGGAGCATCCCCTGGGCACTGCCGCCTACCCCCCGCCCGAGCCCTCCCCACCACGCAGGGACAGCAACCTCGTCACGTCCTTGGTGGGGCTCTGCAAGAGCAAG AAGAGCAGGGTCGCGCTGAAGGCTCAGGAGAACCTGCTCCTGCTCGTCGGGCTCGCCCAGGAGgcggctgctgcctgcctggtgcAGAGCAGCGCCCTGTGCCAGCTGCTGATGGAGCATCTCTGTGACCTCTACAGTGCCGTGCCCGCCTGCACCGACCCCGCCGACATCCTCGCCCTGGAGAGGGCCAGCTGGAG GTCGCAGGGTGATGCTGCCAGCGACGGGGTTTTCCCGGGGAAGGAGAGCCTGGCTGCCTTCTTCAGCTGGCTGGACTACCTCGATGAGCTGGTGATGGGCGCCCACCTG GTCGTGGCAGATGCCATCACCGAGGCCGTGGAGGAAAAGTTTTTTCAGGGCATCCTGCAGCCGCAGCTCCTGCAAAT GTCTGAGCTCGCCGTGCTCAGCGCCACGGCCATGCTGACGGGCACGGTGCGGCAGATCCGCGCGCCCCCCCTGCTCCACCGCCTCGTGCTCTTCTTACTGGGGCCGGACCGGCAGCCCGAGACCCCAGgagacaccccccaccccctgcgCACCCACCTCATCGACCGCTGCAACCACCTCTCTGATGAG ATCAGCCTGGCCAGCCTGCGGCTCTTCGAGGAGCTCCTGCGGAAACCCCACGAGCATGTGGCGCACAACCTGGCGCTGAGGAACCTGGAGGCGAGGGGCTACCTGCAGCGGGGCCCCCCTGTGCATGATGAGCGCGGACCCCCCGATCCGGACCCTGACGAGGATGG GGACCTGGAGGAGGATCCCTATTTCACTGACGGATTCCCAGATGCTGGCTTCAGGATGGCGAAAAAGCCTCCGCCGGGATCGGCCCCATCGGGGAAGGGACAAGTGAGCGAGGTGGTCAGCAG cttcctctGCCTGGTCCCTGAGGAGGCAAAGACCTCCTCGTGCATGGAGGAAGGTGGCTACGACACCTACGTGCACGATGCGCTGGGCATG GTCCAGGCGTGCCGTGCCAGCGCGGCCCCATGGGGgtggcccccagccccccggcccctcgACACCTGCCACCCCGAAGTGACATTTTACGAGGGCCATTTCCTCAAGGTGCTGTTTGACCGGATGACCCGGATCCTGGACCAG GTGATCGGGGACCTGATGCAGCGGCTCCAGCGTGTGCCCCATTTCAGGGCCAAGCTGCTCCTGGTGCGCCAGCAGCTCATGGGGCTGGTGCCCGGAGAGCA GATGGACCACACGATGCTCTTCAAGGGGGTGGTGGTACTGGAGGAGTTCTGCAAGGAGCTGGCTGCTATCGCCCTGGTCAAGGGACCGCCAGAGGGGCCCCCCTGA
- the NUDT18 gene encoding 8-oxo-dGDP phosphatase NUDT18: MGEAPVTELDAVLGGGGWDVGVSFEGPPPPTGPIRLGRNACYVVLAVLFNEEDAVLLVQEAKPECRGRWYLPAGRMEPGESIVAAMRREVKEETGLECEPLTLLALEERGPGWIRFAFLARPTGGTLKTLEEADAESLQAAWWAGDPSALPLRAPDILPLLDLAARYRRSPPHPPTLPQELPCALICLRLLVAFANDAGDLWVLLGTAGTPHLPVVACGMSLAEFHGGLRLPVLQLLRDCLPPDPRPGPLGLLGLQHRAEGPGGADGVCFNMLLSIPPGSPGAAPPEPRTPTFCWWRVEEESLRERILQRLRAAATVPVRS, encoded by the exons ATGGGGGAGGCTCCGGTGACGGAGCTGGATGCGGTGCTGGGTGGCGGCGGCTGGGACGTGGGGGTGAGCTTTGAGggtccccccccacccaccgGCCCCATCCGCCTGGGGAGGAACGCCTGCTACGTCGTCCTGGCCGTGCTCTTCAACGAGGAG GATGCGGTGCTGCTAGTACAGGAGGCCAAGCCCGAGTGCCGCGGGAGGTGGTACCTGCCGGCCGGGAGGATGGAGCCTGGCGAAAGCATCGTGGCCGCCATGCGGAGGGAGGTGAAGGAGGAGACGGGGCTGGAGTGTGAACCCCTCACCTTGCTGGCGTTGGAGGAGAGGGGGCCGGGGTGGATCCGCTTCGCCTTCCTCGCGCGCCCCACCG GTGGGACCCTGAAGACCCTGGAAGAGGCTGACGCCGAGTCCCTGCAAGCAGCGTGGTGGGCTGGGGACCCCTCCGCGCTGCCGCTGCGAGCCCCAGACATCCTGCCCTTGCTGGACCTCGCCGCCCGCTaccgccgcagccccccgcacccccccacGCTGCCGCAGGAGCTGCCCTGCGCCCTCATCTGCTTGCGGCTCCTGGTGGCCTTCGCCAATGATGCTGGGGACCTTTGGGtgctgctgggcacagctgggacccCCCACCTGCCCGTGGTGGCCTGTGGCATGTCCCTGGCTGAGTTCCACGGGGGTCTTCGCCTGCCTGTGTTGCAGCTGCTGCGGGACTGCCTGCCGCCGGACCCCCGCCCGGGacccctggggctgctggggctgcagcaccggGCTGAAGGTCCTGGTGGGGCCGACGGTGTTTGCTTCAACATGCTGCTGAGCATCCCACCTggcagccccggggctgcccccccCGAGCCCCGAACCCCCACTTTCTGCTGGTGGCGTGTGGAGGAGGAGAGCCTGAGGGAGAGAATCCTGCAGCGGCTCCGTGCTGCGGCCACGGTGCCTGTCCGTAGCTAG